A genomic region of Mesobacillus jeotgali contains the following coding sequences:
- a CDS encoding ribonuclease H-like domain-containing protein: MSLKNKLNRLKSHIKSGIDKPEAEPVKAEQTPEIPFLDVWEQEQVSPFYFDGQYCLVREVSYPLDQQHGHYRFGDLLEAVSLWNKEGTKHPLSAAGHTPLDLVFFDTETTGLGGGAGNTIFLLGHASISGDSVKLKQHILPNPGAEVALYQSFLTNADYTTLVTYNGKAFDWPQVKTRHTLVRDHVPKLPSFGHFDLYHAARRLWKHKIERMKLSIVEQEILGLERKDDIPGFLAPMIYFDFLERKNPEGLLGVIKHNETDILSLLTLYTHLTFQILGRDKTQTSRETYEVGRWFSYLGESDKAKQAFTGLLDGQNEESVSAKHALAFEHKKNKEWHKAVSLWEESAAKGTTIQRKEACIELAKHFEHREKKLEMALKYCHLAQELHQEEKGATKKDMIFTQELEKRIQRISRKEFPGQAQNSPK, encoded by the coding sequence ATGAGTCTCAAGAATAAACTGAACAGGTTGAAATCCCATATAAAAAGCGGGATTGATAAGCCAGAGGCCGAACCTGTAAAAGCTGAACAAACACCAGAAATCCCGTTTCTTGATGTCTGGGAGCAGGAGCAGGTTTCCCCCTTCTATTTTGACGGACAATATTGTCTAGTCAGGGAAGTGAGTTATCCGCTTGATCAACAGCACGGGCATTACCGTTTCGGCGATTTGCTCGAGGCTGTTTCGCTCTGGAACAAGGAGGGAACAAAGCATCCGCTTTCTGCAGCCGGCCACACCCCTTTGGACCTGGTGTTTTTTGATACCGAAACAACCGGCCTTGGTGGAGGGGCTGGCAACACCATCTTCCTCCTTGGCCATGCGTCCATATCGGGGGATTCAGTAAAGTTGAAACAGCATATCCTCCCAAATCCCGGAGCAGAAGTTGCTCTTTACCAGAGCTTTTTGACGAATGCCGATTACACGACATTGGTTACATACAATGGCAAAGCTTTCGATTGGCCGCAAGTCAAAACGAGGCACACCCTTGTCCGTGACCATGTACCCAAGCTTCCTTCCTTTGGACATTTTGATTTGTACCATGCAGCGAGAAGGTTATGGAAGCATAAAATTGAGCGGATGAAATTGAGTATAGTGGAACAGGAGATCTTGGGGCTTGAAAGGAAGGATGATATTCCTGGCTTTTTGGCACCAATGATTTATTTTGACTTTCTGGAGAGGAAGAACCCAGAAGGATTGCTGGGTGTCATTAAGCATAATGAAACGGATATCCTGTCATTATTGACGCTCTATACACATTTAACTTTCCAGATTCTCGGTAGGGACAAGACCCAAACATCACGGGAAACTTACGAGGTGGGACGCTGGTTTTCCTATCTTGGTGAGTCAGATAAAGCGAAGCAAGCATTCACCGGACTGCTGGACGGTCAAAATGAAGAATCGGTTTCAGCTAAGCATGCACTAGCTTTTGAGCATAAAAAGAATAAAGAATGGCATAAGGCGGTTTCCCTATGGGAAGAAAGTGCAGCCAAAGGGACAACAATACAGCGTAAAGAAGCATGTATCGAGCTGGCCAAACATTTCGAACATCGTGAAAAAAAGCTTGAAATGGCTTTAAAGTATTGTCATCTTGCTCAGGAACTTCATCAGGAAGAAAAGGGTGCAACAAAAAAAGACATGATTTTTACCCAGGAACTCGAAAAAAGGATACAAAGGATTTCCCGAAAAGAATTTCCCGGGCAAGCGCAAAATTCGCCAAAATAA
- a CDS encoding DUF2249 domain-containing protein, with protein MEHRTIELDVREDINNKLEPFQKIMEAIGDLELNDRLVLHAPFKPVPLYGVLKAKGFEHEVEKIEAKHYKITFTKKGGK; from the coding sequence ATGGAACACAGAACGATTGAATTGGATGTGCGAGAAGATATCAATAACAAGCTTGAGCCTTTTCAAAAAATCATGGAAGCCATTGGCGATTTAGAATTGAATGACAGACTGGTCCTTCATGCGCCTTTCAAGCCTGTTCCTTTATATGGCGTTTTAAAAGCAAAGGGATTTGAACACGAAGTCGAAAAAATCGAGGCAAAACATTATAAAATCACTTTTACCAAAAAGGGAGGGAAATAA
- a CDS encoding metal-sulfur cluster assembly factor, translated as MTELKEKIRENLKNVIDPELNINVVDLGLIYEIDVPEPRTARILMTLTTPGCPLHDSIASGIKYCVQGMEEIDHADVQLTWEPAWTPDRMTEDGKRLLQGF; from the coding sequence ATGACTGAATTAAAGGAAAAAATCAGAGAAAATTTAAAAAATGTGATAGATCCAGAATTGAATATTAATGTTGTGGACCTTGGCCTGATTTATGAAATCGACGTTCCAGAACCTCGCACAGCAAGAATTTTAATGACACTCACGACCCCAGGCTGCCCTCTTCATGACAGCATCGCCAGCGGCATTAAATATTGCGTACAAGGCATGGAAGAAATTGATCATGCAGACGTACAATTAACGTGGGAGCCAGCCTGGACACCAGACCGCATGACTGAGGATGGAAAAAGACTGCTTCAGGGTTTTTGA
- a CDS encoding CotD family spore coat protein: MHCKPTHVLPAVVHPTKCCTNHNFTNNVVPHIHPTHTTNVNHINYDHVHYFPQTQSTVNQVTHQNHYGGPGPVPGGVAPVGPRPRPGFGGPGFGGPGFGGPGFGR, encoded by the coding sequence ATGCACTGCAAGCCGACACATGTATTGCCAGCAGTAGTTCATCCTACTAAGTGCTGTACGAACCATAACTTTACAAACAATGTGGTTCCGCATATTCATCCAACACATACTACAAATGTAAACCACATCAATTATGATCATGTCCATTATTTCCCGCAGACACAGTCCACGGTTAATCAGGTGACACACCAGAATCATTATGGCGGACCTGGTCCGGTACCAGGCGGAGTGGCTCCAGTTGGCCCGAGACCGCGCCCGGGATTTGGCGGTCCAGGATTTGGTGGACCAGGATTTGGCGGTCCAGGATTTGGTCGATAA
- a CDS encoding THUMP domain-containing class I SAM-dependent RNA methyltransferase — translation MKNFDIIATSAMGLEAIVAKEVRDLGYECQVENGKITYKGDARTIARSNMWLRTADRIKIKIGEFKAYTFDELFEKTKALPWEEFLPENAEFPVSGKSVKSKLFSVSDCQAIVKKSIVERLRKSYKKTTWFEENGPLFKIEVALLKDVVTLTIDTSGSGLHKRGYRSGQGEAPLKETLAAALIKLTNWHPDKPFVDPFCGSGTIPIEAALIGQNIAPGFNREFVSEAWPIFPDSVWDEVRMEAEDLANYDQPLDISGMDIDHRMVKIAEENAFEAGLGDLISFKQMRVQDFTTKKEYGVIVGNPPYGERLGEKKAVEEMYSQMGKAFAPLDTWSIYILTSNEDFEQVYGKPATKKRKLFNGFIRTDYYQYWGKRPPRVDK, via the coding sequence ATGAAGAATTTTGATATAATCGCGACCTCAGCGATGGGTCTTGAAGCAATCGTCGCAAAGGAAGTCCGTGACCTTGGATACGAGTGCCAAGTAGAAAATGGGAAGATCACTTATAAAGGTGATGCCAGAACAATAGCCAGAAGCAATATGTGGCTCCGTACGGCAGACAGAATCAAAATCAAGATTGGCGAATTCAAAGCCTATACATTTGACGAATTATTTGAAAAAACGAAGGCCCTCCCATGGGAGGAATTTTTACCGGAAAATGCTGAATTTCCTGTTTCGGGTAAGTCAGTAAAATCCAAGCTTTTCAGTGTATCTGACTGCCAAGCGATCGTTAAGAAATCTATTGTTGAACGATTAAGAAAGTCATATAAAAAGACTACTTGGTTTGAAGAGAACGGGCCATTGTTCAAAATAGAGGTTGCCCTGTTAAAGGATGTCGTGACTTTGACAATCGACACCAGCGGAAGCGGCCTGCATAAACGCGGATACAGGTCTGGCCAGGGAGAGGCTCCATTGAAGGAGACACTTGCAGCTGCCCTGATCAAGCTGACAAATTGGCATCCAGACAAACCATTCGTTGATCCGTTTTGCGGGTCTGGAACAATTCCGATCGAAGCTGCGTTAATCGGTCAAAATATTGCGCCGGGTTTTAACAGAGAATTCGTTTCAGAAGCCTGGCCGATTTTTCCTGATTCAGTTTGGGACGAGGTAAGAATGGAAGCAGAGGACCTTGCAAATTATGACCAGCCGTTAGATATCAGCGGGATGGATATCGACCACCGGATGGTGAAAATCGCTGAAGAGAATGCATTTGAAGCAGGACTTGGCGATTTGATTTCTTTCAAACAAATGCGTGTGCAGGACTTTACGACAAAAAAAGAGTATGGCGTCATTGTTGGCAACCCTCCATACGGTGAGCGATTGGGTGAAAAGAAAGCTGTTGAAGAAATGTACAGCCAGATGGGCAAAGCCTTTGCTCCGCTTGATACATGGTCCATCTATATACTGACATCCAATGAGGATTTTGAACAAGTATACGGAAAGCCGGCAACAAAGAAACGGAAGCTGTTCAATGGATTCATCCGAACCGATTATTATCAGTACTGGGGCAAACGCCCTCCAAGAGTAGATAAATAA
- a CDS encoding DUF2249 domain-containing protein codes for MILDNRGLEPPQPMMRTLAKLEELEEGQTLIIINDRRPMFLFEQLDELGFLYLTEQQEDGSYRVTISRKAG; via the coding sequence ATGATACTGGATAATAGAGGTCTAGAACCGCCACAGCCGATGATGAGGACGCTGGCAAAGCTGGAAGAGCTTGAGGAAGGACAGACACTTATCATCATCAATGACCGCCGTCCAATGTTTCTGTTCGAGCAGCTGGATGAACTTGGGTTTTTGTATTTAACCGAACAACAAGAAGATGGCAGCTATCGCGTGACTATTTCCCGAAAAGCGGGGTGA
- a CDS encoding DUF1273 domain-containing protein yields MAKVAAISGYKPFEIGVFQHNHPAADYIKMAIRKSLIPLIEEGLEWVMISGQLGVELWAAEAVFELQEEYPDLKLSVFTPFLNQEETWKEQNKEWYESVLAGADHVDSITKKPYENPWQFRLKNQFFIEKSDLLVLLYDPEKEGSPKFIYETAKKYQEKNDYEIRLITLYDLQMAVEEEQLKQQGF; encoded by the coding sequence ATGGCAAAAGTAGCTGCGATTTCCGGTTATAAACCTTTTGAAATTGGAGTATTCCAGCATAATCATCCAGCGGCTGATTACATAAAAATGGCGATAAGAAAAAGCTTGATTCCACTAATTGAGGAAGGCCTGGAATGGGTAATGATCAGCGGACAGCTCGGTGTCGAATTATGGGCTGCTGAGGCAGTATTTGAGCTCCAGGAAGAATACCCTGACCTCAAACTGTCTGTGTTCACTCCTTTCCTTAATCAGGAGGAAACATGGAAAGAACAAAATAAAGAGTGGTATGAATCCGTGCTGGCTGGAGCCGACCATGTTGACTCCATCACAAAAAAGCCCTATGAAAACCCATGGCAATTCAGGCTGAAGAACCAATTTTTCATTGAGAAAAGCGATTTGCTGGTACTCCTATACGATCCTGAAAAGGAAGGCAGTCCAAAATTCATATATGAAACAGCCAAAAAATATCAAGAAAAAAACGATTATGAAATAAGGTTGATTACTTTATATGATTTACAAATGGCGGTTGAAGAGGAACAATTGAAACAGCAGGGGTTTTAA
- the gpsB gene encoding cell division regulator GpsB, with protein sequence MLSDKIQLTAKDILEKEFKTAMRGYKPEDVDKFLDMIIKDYEVMQQEIEELQQDNLRLKKQLDEASRRPSTQAAGTTNFDILKRLSNLEKHVFGDKLYD encoded by the coding sequence ATGCTATCCGATAAAATACAGTTAACTGCCAAAGATATTTTGGAAAAAGAATTCAAAACAGCAATGCGTGGTTACAAGCCAGAAGATGTTGATAAGTTTCTTGATATGATCATTAAGGACTATGAAGTGATGCAGCAGGAAATTGAGGAACTTCAACAGGACAATCTCCGTCTTAAAAAACAGCTTGATGAAGCTTCACGACGACCGAGCACACAGGCAGCCGGTACTACGAATTTCGATATTCTTAAAAGGCTATCGAATTTAGAAAAGCATGTTTTCGGGGATAAGCTTTACGATTAA